One stretch of Corvus moneduloides isolate bCorMon1 chromosome 16, bCorMon1.pri, whole genome shotgun sequence DNA includes these proteins:
- the LOC116452078 gene encoding multidrug resistance-associated protein 6-like isoform X3 has product MGSGTALCGPRDWNQTWPANAPSTTWCFESSIIAWIPCAYLWICFPFYYLYLRHRNKGYIRMSHVFKAKMVLGFILVIVCFSNVFFMVWEKSQGIPRTSAFFISPAVMGITMVLALFLTQAERMMGIQSSGVLLIYWLLSFVAALVMFSSKIQHALEKGFLEDHFHHVTTYLYAGLVLGELVLFCLVDHPPFFSEADNNPNQCPEASSSFLSKITYWWFSGLLWKGSQQALGVHDLWPVRKQDSSEEIVAWAEREWKKCHSRTQQKMESATFKKGQKTETGIAEAEETEALLQSKHSQSGPLLKMFWSMFGTYFLLSTVCLVICDVFLFSTPKLLSLFLKFIEDQAAPSWLGYFYAFSMFLLGCLQTLFEQRYMYMCLVLGLRLRTAVTGLVYRKILVMSNASRKAATIGETVNLVSVDVQKLMDLIIYFNGTWLAPIRIITCFIFLWQLLGPSALTAIAVFLFLLPLNFVITKKRSQFQETQMKHKDERAKLTNAILSDIKVIKLHGWEKTFMEKVLGIRKQELQALKRSQILFSASLVSFHSSTFLITFVMFAVYTLVDNTHVLDAEKAFVSLTLINILNTAHSFLPFSINAAVQAKVSLNRLAAFLNLEELNPESSRRSTSGCAQTSITIRNGTFCWSKETSPCLRSIDLTVPQGSLLAVVGQVGAGKSSLLAALLGELETTDGCVTMKDTAAYVPQQAWVLNASVEDNILFGKEMDETWFNRVTEACALHPDLETFPAGQKSEIGEKGINLSGGQKQRVNLARAVYQKASIYLLDDPLSAVDAHVGQHIFEHVLGPNGLLKDKTRVLVTHTVNILPQVDSIVFLVNGMISETGSYQELLQRNGAFAEFLHSHITAEEKPCAGFPALGETKGTITTGNGPSQEKPLSGGSVKSAVGRETIAVSQDCTSAAATSGGLTKAETTQHGRVSAGVHGAYLAATGPALCASAVLSFACHQAVAFSRGYWLSLWTDDPVHNGTQQLTELRVGVFGALAVVQALGRFACTAAVLLGGVLASHQLFLQLLSSVMRSPMLFFEQTPIGHLLNRFSRDMDAVDSVIPDKLKSVLGFLFNLLEIYLVIVVATPWAAIAIVPLTVLYAAFQHFYVTTSCQLRRMEAASRSPIYSHISETFQGSSVIRAHKDQQRFISKSNFLVDENQRICFPGAVADRWLATNLEFLGNGIVLVAALFAAMGRTQLSPGTAGFSISCALQITGVLNWMVRSWTEIENNIVSVERVREYLRTPKEAPWTLNGKLQGQVWLTEGRIEFKNYSLCYRPGLELALRHISVTINGHEKIGITGRTGAGKSTLAVGLLRLVEAAEGAILIDGQDIAQLGLHNLRSKITVVPQDPVLFSGSLRMNLDPLNQYTDADIWTALELTQLKNFVADLPEQLEYKCTDQGENLSTGQKQLVCLARALLRKATILVLDEATAAVDVETDVQIQSMLRTEFRDSTVLTITHRVNTLLDCDRILVLENGRIAEFDTPEHLIAQKGLFYRLMEESGLA; this is encoded by the exons ATGGGCTCGGGCACCGCGCTGTGCGGGCCCCGG gaCTGGAACCAGACATGGCCTGCAAACGCCCCAAGCACGACCTGGTGCTTCGAGAGCTCCATCATTGCCTGGATCCCTTGTGCCTATCTTTggatctgttttcctttctacTACTTGTATCTTCGACACAGAAACAAAGGCTACATCAGGATGTCCCACGTCTTCAAAGCCAAAATG GTCCTTGGATTCATCCTGGTAATAGTGTGTTTTTCTAATGTCTTCTTCATGGTGTGGGAGAAAAGCCAAGGGATCCCACGGACCTCAGCATTCTTCATTAGCCCTGCTGTGATGGGAATCACAATG GTCCTTGCCTTGTTCCTTACCCAAGCAGAAAGAATGATGGGCATCCAGTCTTCAGGGGTCCTACTGATTTACTGGCTGCTCTCATTTGTGGCTGCACTTGTGATGTTTAGTTCCAAAATTCAGCATGCCCTGGAAAAA GGCTTTCTGGAAGACCATTTCCACCATGTTACAACTTACCTTTATGCTGGCCTGGTGCTAGGAGAACTTGTGTTATTCTGCTTAGTTGATCACCCTCCCTTCTTCTCTGAAGCTGACAACAATCCT AATCAGTGCCCAgaagccagcagctcttttctttccaaaatcaCATACTGGTGGTTCTCTGg GCTCCTCTGGAAAGGCTCTCAGCAGGCCTTGGGGGTGCATGACTTGTGGCCAGTGAGGAAACAGGATTCCTCTGAAGAAATTGTTGCCTGGGCAGAAAGAGAGTGGAAGAAGTGTCACAGCAGAACCCAGCA gaaaatGGAGTCTGCTACATTTAAAAAGGGTCAGAAAACTGAAACTGGCATAGCAGAAGCTGAAGAGACAGAGGCTCTACTGCAATCAAAGCACAGTCAGAGCGGGCCcttactgaaaatgttttggagCATGTTTGGAACTTACTTCCTTCTCAGCACTGTCTGCTTAGTTATCTGTGATGTCTTCCTGTTCTCCACCCCAAAGTTACTGAG CCTTTTCCTGAAGTTCATTGAAGATCAGGCAGCACCGAGCTGGCTTGGTTATTTCTATGCCTTCAGCATGTTCCTGCTGGGTTGTCTCCAGACTCTGTTTGAGCAACGTTACATGTACATGTGCCTTGTTCTGGGGCTGAGGCTGAGAACTGCAGTAACAGGGCTTGTGTATAGGAAG ATCCTAGTTATGTCAAATGCCTCAAGGAAAGCAGCGACCATCGGTGAAACTGTTAATCTGGTATCTGTTGATGTGCAGAAGCTAATGGATCTGATTATCTATTTTAATGGGACCTGGCTGGCCCCTATTCGGATTATCACCTGCTTTATCTTCTTGTGGCAG CTTCTAGGACCATCTGCCTTGACTGCAATTGCtgtattcctttttcttttgcctctgaATTTTGTGATCACCAAGAAGAGGAGTCAGTTTCAG GAAACCCAGATGAAGCATAAGGATGAGAGGGCCAAACTCACCAATGCCATTCTCAGTGACATCAAAGTAATCAAACTGCATGGCTGGGAGAAAACCTTCATGGAGAAAGTGCTTGGAATCCGAAAGCAAGAACTTCAGGCCTTAAAAAGATCTCAGATTCTCTTCTCAGCATCCCTAGTTTCTTTCCATTCATCAACTTTCCTG ATCACATTTGTCATGTTTGCTGTCTACACCCTGGTGGACAACACACACGTGCTGGATGCTGAGAAAGCCTTTGTGTCCTTAACACTGATCAACATCCTCAACACTGCCCactccttcctgcccttctccaTCAATGCTGCTGTCCAG GCCAAAGTTTCCTTAAACCGCTTAGCAGCTTTTCTGAATCTGGAAGAACTGAATCCTGAGAGCTCTCGCAGGAGCACTTCTGGCTGTG CACAGACAAGTATCACCATAAGAAATGGGACTTTCTGCTGGAGCAAAGAAACTTCTCCTTGTCTTAGAAG CATAGATCTCACCGTGCCCCAGGGCTctttgctggctgtggttgggcaggtgggtgctggcaagtcctccctgctggcagcattACTGGGCGAGCTGGAGACCACAGATGGCTGCGTGACCATGAAG GACACTGCAGCTTATGTCCCCCAGCAAGCTTGGGTTCTAAATGCTTCAGTGGAAGATAATATTCTATTTGGGAAAGAGATGGATGAAACATGGTTCAATAGAGTGACAGAGGCTTGTGCACTGCACCCTGATTTGGAGACCTTCCCTGCAGGGCAGAAGAGTGAAATAGGAGAAAAG GGAATCAATCTATCTGGAGGGCAGAAGCAGAGAGTGAACCTTGCTCGGGCCGTGTACCAGAAGGCTTCGATTTACCTGCTTGACGATCCCCTGTCAGCTGTTGATGCCCATGTGGGGCAGCACATCTTTGAACATGTTCTTGGACCCAATGGTTTACTAAAGGACAAG ACTCGTGTGCTGGTGACCCACACAGTTAACATTTTGCCTCAAGTGGACAGCATTGTTTTTCTGGTGAACGGAATGATCTCAGAAACTGGTTCCTACCAAGAACTTCTACAGAGAAATGGGGCCTTTGCAGAATTTCTTCATTCGCACATTACTGCGGAAGAGAAGCCATGTGCTGGGTTTCCAG CTTTGGGAGAAACCAAAGGCACTATCACCACTGGAAATGGTCCATCTCAGGAGAAACCCCTTAG TGGTGGTTCAGTAAAatctgctgtgggaagggagaCCATTGCTGTGAGTCAAGACTGTACCAGTGCTGCAGCCACCAGTGGAGGATTAACCAAGGCAGAGACAACTCAGCATGGCAGG GTCAGTGCTGGGGTGCACGGAGCCTACCTGGCGGCCACGGGCCCGGCCCTGTGCGCGAGCGCCGTCCTGTCCTTCGCGTGCCACCAGGCCGTGGCCTTCTCGCGGGGCTACTGGCTCAGCCTCTGGACTGATGACCCCGTGCACAATGGGACACAGCAGCTCACAGAGCTCAGAGTTGGAGTCTTTGGTGCATTGGCAGTGGTTCAAG CCCTGGGCAGGTttgcctgcacagcagcagtgctcctgGGGGGCGTGTTAGCCTCAcaccagctcttcctgcagctgctgagcagtgtcATGAGATCCCCAATGCTCTTCTTTGAGCAAACACCCATTGGACACCTGCTGAACCGCTTCTCCAGAGACATGGATGCTGTTGATTCTGTCATCCCTGACAAGCTGAAGTCCGTGCTGGGATTCTTGTTCAACTTACTGGAGATCTACCTGGTGATTGTGGTGGCTACACCATGGGCAGCAATAGCCATAGTGCCCTTGACTGTTCTTTATGCAGCATTCCAG CACTTCTATGTCACTACCTCCTGCCAGCTGAGACGCATGGAGGCTGCCAGCAGGTCTCCCATCTACTCCCACATCTCAGAAACTTTCCAAGGCAGCAGTGTGATCCGTGCTCACAAGGACCAGCAGAGGTTTATTTCAAAGAGCAATTTCCTAGTGGATGAGAATCAGCGAATTTGCTTCCCTGGAGCTGTTGCTGACAG gtgGCTTGCTACAAACCTGGAGTTCCTGGGCAATGGCATCGTGCTGGTTGCAGCCCTGTTTgcagccatgggcaggacacAGCTCAGCCCAGGAACTGCTGGCTTCTCCATTTCCTGTGCTCTCCAG ATAACTGGTGTTCTGAACTGGATGGTTCGCTCCTGGACAGAAATAGAGAACAACATTGTTTCTGTGGAGAGAGTGAGAGAATACCTGAGGACTCCTAAGGAG GCACCCTGGACTCTGAATGGCAAACTCCAAGGGCAAGTTTGGCTCACTGAAGGAAGGATTGAATTTAAAAACTACAGCCTGTGCTACAGGCCAGGTTTGGAGTTAGCACTGAGGCATATCAGTGTGACCATCAATGGGCACGAGAAG ATTGGCATAACTGGCAGAACAGGAGCTGGGAAATCCACCCTTGCAGTGGGATTGCTGCGACTGGTGGAAGCTGCAGAAGGAGCCATTCTAATTGATGGACAGGATATTGCCCAACTAGGCCTCCACAACCTCAGATCCAAGATAACTGTCGTACCCCAG GATCCAGTTTTGTTTTCCGGCTCCCTAAGAATGAATCTCGACCCATTAAACCAATACACTGATGCAGACATCTGGACAGCTTTGGAACTGACTCAGCTCAAGAACTTTGTTGCAGatttg
- the LOC116452078 gene encoding multidrug resistance-associated protein 6-like isoform X5 produces MSHVFKAKMVLGFILVIVCFSNVFFMVWEKSQGIPRTSAFFISPAVMGITMVLALFLTQAERMMGIQSSGVLLIYWLLSFVAALVMFSSKIQHALEKGFLEDHFHHVTTYLYAGLVLGELVLFCLVDHPPFFSEADNNPNQCPEASSSFLSKITYWWFSGLLWKGSQQALGVHDLWPVRKQDSSEEIVAWAEREWKKCHSRTQQKMESATFKKGQKTETGIAEAEETEALLQSKHSQSGPLLKMFWSMFGTYFLLSTVCLVICDVFLFSTPKLLSLFLKFIEDQAAPSWLGYFYAFSMFLLGCLQTLFEQRYMYMCLVLGLRLRTAVTGLVYRKILVMSNASRKAATIGETVNLVSVDVQKLMDLIIYFNGTWLAPIRIITCFIFLWQLLGPSALTAIAVFLFLLPLNFVITKKRSQFQETQMKHKDERAKLTNAILSDIKVIKLHGWEKTFMEKVLGIRKQELQALKRSQILFSASLVSFHSSTFLITFVMFAVYTLVDNTHVLDAEKAFVSLTLINILNTAHSFLPFSINAAVQAKVSLNRLAAFLNLEELNPESSRRSTSGCAQTSITIRNGTFCWSKETSPCLRSIDLTVPQGSLLAVVGQVGAGKSSLLAALLGELETTDGCVTMKDTAAYVPQQAWVLNASVEDNILFGKEMDETWFNRVTEACALHPDLETFPAGQKSEIGEKGINLSGGQKQRVNLARAVYQKASIYLLDDPLSAVDAHVGQHIFEHVLGPNGLLKDKQTRVLVTHTVNILPQVDSIVFLVNGMISETGSYQELLQRNGAFAEFLHSHITAEEKPCAGFPGYTGQNRILKHLEKNYICFTALGETKGTITTGNGPSQEKPLSGGSVKSAVGRETIAVSQDCTSAAATSGGLTKAETTQHGRVSAGVHGAYLAATGPALCASAVLSFACHQAVAFSRGYWLSLWTDDPVHNGTQQLTELRVGVFGALAVVQALGRFACTAAVLLGGVLASHQLFLQLLSSVMRSPMLFFEQTPIGHLLNRFSRDMDAVDSVIPDKLKSVLGFLFNLLEIYLVIVVATPWAAIAIVPLTVLYAAFQHFYVTTSCQLRRMEAASRSPIYSHISETFQGSSVIRAHKDQQRFISKSNFLVDENQRICFPGAVADRWLATNLEFLGNGIVLVAALFAAMGRTQLSPGTAGFSISCALQITGVLNWMVRSWTEIENNIVSVERVREYLRTPKEAPWTLNGKLQGQVWLTEGRIEFKNYSLCYRPGLELALRHISVTINGHEKIGITGRTGAGKSTLAVGLLRLVEAAEGAILIDGQDIAQLGLHNLRSKITVVPQDPVLFSGSLRMNLDPLNQYTDADIWTALELTQLKNFVADLPEQLEYKCTDQGENLSTGQKQLVCLARALLRKATILVLDEATAAVDVETDVQIQSMLRTEFRDSTVLTITHRVNTLLDCDRILVLENGRIAEFDTPEHLIAQKGLFYRLMEESGLA; encoded by the exons ATGTCCCACGTCTTCAAAGCCAAAATG GTCCTTGGATTCATCCTGGTAATAGTGTGTTTTTCTAATGTCTTCTTCATGGTGTGGGAGAAAAGCCAAGGGATCCCACGGACCTCAGCATTCTTCATTAGCCCTGCTGTGATGGGAATCACAATG GTCCTTGCCTTGTTCCTTACCCAAGCAGAAAGAATGATGGGCATCCAGTCTTCAGGGGTCCTACTGATTTACTGGCTGCTCTCATTTGTGGCTGCACTTGTGATGTTTAGTTCCAAAATTCAGCATGCCCTGGAAAAA GGCTTTCTGGAAGACCATTTCCACCATGTTACAACTTACCTTTATGCTGGCCTGGTGCTAGGAGAACTTGTGTTATTCTGCTTAGTTGATCACCCTCCCTTCTTCTCTGAAGCTGACAACAATCCT AATCAGTGCCCAgaagccagcagctcttttctttccaaaatcaCATACTGGTGGTTCTCTGg GCTCCTCTGGAAAGGCTCTCAGCAGGCCTTGGGGGTGCATGACTTGTGGCCAGTGAGGAAACAGGATTCCTCTGAAGAAATTGTTGCCTGGGCAGAAAGAGAGTGGAAGAAGTGTCACAGCAGAACCCAGCA gaaaatGGAGTCTGCTACATTTAAAAAGGGTCAGAAAACTGAAACTGGCATAGCAGAAGCTGAAGAGACAGAGGCTCTACTGCAATCAAAGCACAGTCAGAGCGGGCCcttactgaaaatgttttggagCATGTTTGGAACTTACTTCCTTCTCAGCACTGTCTGCTTAGTTATCTGTGATGTCTTCCTGTTCTCCACCCCAAAGTTACTGAG CCTTTTCCTGAAGTTCATTGAAGATCAGGCAGCACCGAGCTGGCTTGGTTATTTCTATGCCTTCAGCATGTTCCTGCTGGGTTGTCTCCAGACTCTGTTTGAGCAACGTTACATGTACATGTGCCTTGTTCTGGGGCTGAGGCTGAGAACTGCAGTAACAGGGCTTGTGTATAGGAAG ATCCTAGTTATGTCAAATGCCTCAAGGAAAGCAGCGACCATCGGTGAAACTGTTAATCTGGTATCTGTTGATGTGCAGAAGCTAATGGATCTGATTATCTATTTTAATGGGACCTGGCTGGCCCCTATTCGGATTATCACCTGCTTTATCTTCTTGTGGCAG CTTCTAGGACCATCTGCCTTGACTGCAATTGCtgtattcctttttcttttgcctctgaATTTTGTGATCACCAAGAAGAGGAGTCAGTTTCAG GAAACCCAGATGAAGCATAAGGATGAGAGGGCCAAACTCACCAATGCCATTCTCAGTGACATCAAAGTAATCAAACTGCATGGCTGGGAGAAAACCTTCATGGAGAAAGTGCTTGGAATCCGAAAGCAAGAACTTCAGGCCTTAAAAAGATCTCAGATTCTCTTCTCAGCATCCCTAGTTTCTTTCCATTCATCAACTTTCCTG ATCACATTTGTCATGTTTGCTGTCTACACCCTGGTGGACAACACACACGTGCTGGATGCTGAGAAAGCCTTTGTGTCCTTAACACTGATCAACATCCTCAACACTGCCCactccttcctgcccttctccaTCAATGCTGCTGTCCAG GCCAAAGTTTCCTTAAACCGCTTAGCAGCTTTTCTGAATCTGGAAGAACTGAATCCTGAGAGCTCTCGCAGGAGCACTTCTGGCTGTG CACAGACAAGTATCACCATAAGAAATGGGACTTTCTGCTGGAGCAAAGAAACTTCTCCTTGTCTTAGAAG CATAGATCTCACCGTGCCCCAGGGCTctttgctggctgtggttgggcaggtgggtgctggcaagtcctccctgctggcagcattACTGGGCGAGCTGGAGACCACAGATGGCTGCGTGACCATGAAG GACACTGCAGCTTATGTCCCCCAGCAAGCTTGGGTTCTAAATGCTTCAGTGGAAGATAATATTCTATTTGGGAAAGAGATGGATGAAACATGGTTCAATAGAGTGACAGAGGCTTGTGCACTGCACCCTGATTTGGAGACCTTCCCTGCAGGGCAGAAGAGTGAAATAGGAGAAAAG GGAATCAATCTATCTGGAGGGCAGAAGCAGAGAGTGAACCTTGCTCGGGCCGTGTACCAGAAGGCTTCGATTTACCTGCTTGACGATCCCCTGTCAGCTGTTGATGCCCATGTGGGGCAGCACATCTTTGAACATGTTCTTGGACCCAATGGTTTACTAAAGGACAAG CAGACTCGTGTGCTGGTGACCCACACAGTTAACATTTTGCCTCAAGTGGACAGCATTGTTTTTCTGGTGAACGGAATGATCTCAGAAACTGGTTCCTACCAAGAACTTCTACAGAGAAATGGGGCCTTTGCAGAATTTCTTCATTCGCACATTACTGCGGAAGAGAAGCCATGTGCTGGGTTTCCAG GCTATACAGGACAAAACAGGATTCtaaagcatttagaaaaaaactaCATTTGTTTCACAGCTTTGGGAGAAACCAAAGGCACTATCACCACTGGAAATGGTCCATCTCAGGAGAAACCCCTTAG TGGTGGTTCAGTAAAatctgctgtgggaagggagaCCATTGCTGTGAGTCAAGACTGTACCAGTGCTGCAGCCACCAGTGGAGGATTAACCAAGGCAGAGACAACTCAGCATGGCAGG GTCAGTGCTGGGGTGCACGGAGCCTACCTGGCGGCCACGGGCCCGGCCCTGTGCGCGAGCGCCGTCCTGTCCTTCGCGTGCCACCAGGCCGTGGCCTTCTCGCGGGGCTACTGGCTCAGCCTCTGGACTGATGACCCCGTGCACAATGGGACACAGCAGCTCACAGAGCTCAGAGTTGGAGTCTTTGGTGCATTGGCAGTGGTTCAAG CCCTGGGCAGGTttgcctgcacagcagcagtgctcctgGGGGGCGTGTTAGCCTCAcaccagctcttcctgcagctgctgagcagtgtcATGAGATCCCCAATGCTCTTCTTTGAGCAAACACCCATTGGACACCTGCTGAACCGCTTCTCCAGAGACATGGATGCTGTTGATTCTGTCATCCCTGACAAGCTGAAGTCCGTGCTGGGATTCTTGTTCAACTTACTGGAGATCTACCTGGTGATTGTGGTGGCTACACCATGGGCAGCAATAGCCATAGTGCCCTTGACTGTTCTTTATGCAGCATTCCAG CACTTCTATGTCACTACCTCCTGCCAGCTGAGACGCATGGAGGCTGCCAGCAGGTCTCCCATCTACTCCCACATCTCAGAAACTTTCCAAGGCAGCAGTGTGATCCGTGCTCACAAGGACCAGCAGAGGTTTATTTCAAAGAGCAATTTCCTAGTGGATGAGAATCAGCGAATTTGCTTCCCTGGAGCTGTTGCTGACAG gtgGCTTGCTACAAACCTGGAGTTCCTGGGCAATGGCATCGTGCTGGTTGCAGCCCTGTTTgcagccatgggcaggacacAGCTCAGCCCAGGAACTGCTGGCTTCTCCATTTCCTGTGCTCTCCAG ATAACTGGTGTTCTGAACTGGATGGTTCGCTCCTGGACAGAAATAGAGAACAACATTGTTTCTGTGGAGAGAGTGAGAGAATACCTGAGGACTCCTAAGGAG GCACCCTGGACTCTGAATGGCAAACTCCAAGGGCAAGTTTGGCTCACTGAAGGAAGGATTGAATTTAAAAACTACAGCCTGTGCTACAGGCCAGGTTTGGAGTTAGCACTGAGGCATATCAGTGTGACCATCAATGGGCACGAGAAG ATTGGCATAACTGGCAGAACAGGAGCTGGGAAATCCACCCTTGCAGTGGGATTGCTGCGACTGGTGGAAGCTGCAGAAGGAGCCATTCTAATTGATGGACAGGATATTGCCCAACTAGGCCTCCACAACCTCAGATCCAAGATAACTGTCGTACCCCAG GATCCAGTTTTGTTTTCCGGCTCCCTAAGAATGAATCTCGACCCATTAAACCAATACACTGATGCAGACATCTGGACAGCTTTGGAACTGACTCAGCTCAAGAACTTTGTTGCAGatttg